The Blastopirellula marina genome contains the following window.
CAACGACGACGATTGCGTACAACAACCCGCCGGTGACCAGCATTCCGGTTGCTACGCCGCCAGTCGTTACGCAGGCAGTACCTGTCCCGAATGCTACCGTTTATCCGGTCGATCGCACGGCTTACCGCCCCGTGTTGCCGATCATCGGTATGCCGAACAATTCGTACGTGGGCCGCGGCCTGCTTGGTCAACCAGAGGTTTACACTGAAGGGCAACCAATCCGCAACGCCCTGCGATACATCTTTCCGTAACGATCAGTTCCCAGGAGGGCAACGGAGGGCGTTCCTTACGGGGAATGCCCTTTTTTTGTTTCTTGACCAGAGGTAGGCGACTCAACGAACCGCTTCCGCACAGCCACGCGGTACCAGGCAAACAAGCCGATAAAGAGTAGGCTCGCGCCAAATCCTATGAGGACTTCAGCATCTATCCGCTCGGAATGCGCCGCTCCGGCAACCGCGAATAGTGCCACCATGGCGAATAGCACCGCCCACCCTTGTCGCAACACGATTCCGCATGTCGCCAACATTAGGATGAAGCTGGCAACCGGACCGATAAGCCAGGCTAACGAAGAGGCCACTGCACAGGCTGTCGTTAACTCCATCAACGTCGCCAGGCTAAAGCGAACTCGATCAGTGGCGACATTGGTGGCTTCTGGGGGATCGTTCATAGTCTTCCATTTCCAGCTCTACGCAGCAGGACTACCGCCAGGAACATACGTAAGCTAACGGCATTCATTCGCGAATTCTCAAAAAACATCCCGCTTCGGAGTTACACGGTACGAAGTTAGACAGTTCCTTGGGTAGTATCCATGCCACTCTACCTGGGAAGATCGCATGACGCGACTCATTGCAACGCTCGACTTATTGTTTGGGCTCCGTCGTCCTGTGAGCCAATTTCAATACGTCGCGATTGGCCTTGCCCTGGCGACATTTAAGTATGTTATTGAAGCGACGGCAGTTTTCTACGTCGCGGGCAAATACTACTCTCCCCTCGAGTTCCTGAGTCCGATCTTGACTTACCGAGCAGTCGACTTTCAAGGTCACGATCTCCTCGGCTGGGCAGTCTTCTTGTGGACGCTTCCCTTTGTCTGGATCGCTTTGACAATGAGCGTCCGACGAGCTATCGATACCCATAGCATTTCCCCCTGGTGGGCTTTGCTGGTGCTACTGCCGATTGCAAACTTCTTTCTGATCTTCATCTTGTGTGTCACCTGGGCGGAAGAGGTCCGTCCTGATCCTCCTGGTGCAATACCAGGCGAAGACTCGACCACTGGTGAGTTGCGTGTCATCGTTTGCATCTTAGGTGGCTTCGGCGTAGGCGTTGTCATGATGGTGACCAGCGTCCTGTGCATGCAAAGCTACGGTGCAGGTCTTTTCGTCGGATCACCCGTCGTGATGGGGGCGGTAGCGGCATATCTGTACAACTACTCACAGCGACAATCACTGTGGATCTCGGCCTGTCTGGGTGCCGTGGTCGTTGGCTGCGGCATTATGGCGTTGTTGCTCTTTGCCCTGGAAGGCATTATTTGCTTGGTGATGGCTTTGCCGCTGGCATTGCCCTTGGGAATCTTCGGTGGGATGTTGGGCTTCGTCATTGCGGAAGCCACGCGTAATGACAGTCAATGGCCCCACATCTCAGCGATCGTTGTTTGCTTACCGCTTCTTGCCGGCATCGAATCGATGTTTACACAGCCCCACGAGACCGTCGTGATGACGGCCGTCGAGATCAACGCCTCGCCCGACCAGGTTTGGGACACAGTCCTTGCATTCCCGGAAATTGATGCTCCCCAGCCTTGGTACTTTCAACTCGGGATCGCTTCGCCGATGCGCGCCAGAATTGTGGGTCACGGCGCTGGTGCCGTGCGGCACTGCGAGTTCACAACAGGTGAATTCGTCGAGCCGATCACGACCTGGGCCCCTCCGCAACGCTTGGCATTCGATGTCACCAAACAGCCAGATCCTTTGGTCGAACTGAGCCCCTATCGCAACGTTCATCCACCCCATTTAGCCGGCTACATGAAGTGCAACCGAGGCGAGTTTCGATTGATCGAACTTGCCAATGGGCACACGCGTCTGGAAGGACGCACCTGGTACGAATTGCGCATGTTCCCGCAAGGTTATTGGATGCTATGGAGCGACTTGATCATTCACCAGATTCATCTTCGTGTGCTGGAACACATCCAGCGAGAAGCTCAGCGGTGAGCAGAAATTTGAGTGACCGGACGCCAACCGTACAATACACGTAATAATTTCTTCTTTCCGTTTGGCATCCCACCATGAATTCGCCCAACGATCACGAGACGATCGACAAGTCGATTCCCTACGAGACACCACATAGCAACCGGATTGTCGGGATCGCGGCGATGCTACTCGGACTGGTGAATTTGGTGTTGCTCGATCCGAATGAACTCACCAAGCCCTGGGGCGTCTGGCGCATTGTTGGACGCATCGCCATGGTAATTTGTACGTTCTGCCTGGCCACGGTTAGCTTCGCCCCTCGCGATTGGCCATGGCGACGGTGGTTCGCCGCAGGAATCGTCCTCGGCGGCGTCACTTACCTGGCGTGCTTCTTTATTGCCGATGTCGTAAGTCGCCTATGAGGCGTCTGATTACGCCGCCAAGCGAATTGGTCCTTTGGGACTACGCAGATCAAACAGCCCGAAGATCTCTTCTTTCGAGAAACCGATTTTCGCAGGCTCACCGGTTTGACTAAATAATGCATCGAACAGTTCGCGTTTCTCTTCGAGCACTTTATTGATGCGATCCTCGATCGTGCCGACCGCCAAGTAGCGACTGATCGTCACGGCCCCTGCCGCCCCGATGCGATGAGCGCGGTTGATCGCCTGGTCTTCGATGGCCGGATTCCACCAGCGGTCGAACAGGAAGACATATTCGCAGAACTGCAAATTCAAACCAACGCTTCCAGCCCCGTAGCTCATCAAGATGACGTGCTTCGTTGGATCGTGTTTGAACTGGTCGATCACTCCTTCTCGCTGCTTATGCGGCACCTTACCGTGGTACTCGAGCGGCCCGAACGGTTCGACATGTTTGCGAATCTCTTGAATCGTCTTCGTCCATTGACTGAACAAGATCGCCTTCTTTCCACTGGCTGCCACCTCTTCCAGATCGGCTTTTAACTGATCCATCTTGGCGCTCTCGCCAGTGCGCGGATCGAAGTTGCAGATCTGCTTCAACCGCAGCACCAACTCGAAAACATGCTGTACGGTCAATTCCTGCCCCATCTCTTCCAACCGCACGATTCCTTCCTTCTCAGCGAATTCGTACGCTTCTTGCTGAGCCGGCGAGAGATGTAGTTCAGCATCGCGATACAGCCGAGGCGGCATATCAGTCATCACCAAGTCTTTCGTCCGGCGGATGATATATTCGCCCGCGGTCGAACTCATCGACTTGATATCCATTCCCTTGGTTAACAGCCCCGGTGCAAGAAACTCGAACACGCCCACCAGGTCGTCGGTGCTGTTCTCGATTGGCGTGCCGGTCAGGGCCCAACTGCGTGTCCGCGGGATTCCTTTGGCAATTTCAGCTGTCGTGCTGTTGGAGTTCTTGATGCGTTGGGCTTCGTCCAACACGACTAAGTCGAAATGAAGCCCTCCTTCCTCGCTTACCAACTCCTGGTCACGCATCAGCAGCTCGTAATTAGCGATCTTGATCGGCGTTTGATTGTCACGCCACAGCCAACTACGCTTGGCCGAATCTCCTTCGATCACGCTGATCGGAATTTCAGGAGACCACAAAGCGAATTCACGCTTCCAGTTCGAGACCAGAGGCTTGGGACAAACCAATAACACACTCCGAATCTCGCCAGCTCGCAGCAGCATCCGCATCGTGCTGATCGATTGCATCGTTTTGCCGAGCCCCATTTCGTCGGCCATCACTGCGGCATGACGCGGGTACAGAAATGCAATCCCTTCAAATTGGTACGGAAACGGCTCGAAGGGAAACTCGAGCGCACCGCTGGTAACCAACGATTCGAGCGACGGTTGCAGCAGATAATACAACCGGTCTTCCAGCTTGATCACATCGCCCGGTGGACGAATGTGCGTGACTCGCTTCGCTTTGGGCGGTTTTGGGGAGACTGGATCTTCTGCCGTTTGTTCGCCCGCTTCCTTCTTCGGTGGAACTTTCTTTTCCAGAGCTTGCAGCCAGGCCGGGGCCTCGGGGAAGACGAAACTTTTGACACCGACCTTGGCCCCTTTGCAGGTCAACGAAACCGCTTTGGGCCGTGGTGTCTTGAAAGTTTCCGATGTGATCGCGATTTGTGGAGCACGCGATAGCGCAGCGGTCCATCCGAGCGAGATCACCTCGGACTTGATATTCAGATTGTGAGAAATCGTTTCCAATGGTTCAGTCATATCGATTGCGTACCGCCTCGTATTTGCGAGGCGGATTCCCGGGGAGAGGATGCATGGAGGAACGGCTGGCTGAATGGCGGGCTACTTGCCCACGCCGTGAGCCTCTTCGATCGCTTCACGAATCCGTGTGAACGGTTCGTTCAGATCGAGGTCGATTGTTCGCTGCTGCCAGAGGTCGGTCAGCAACTGAGTGTCCGCTTCATGCTGACTACTGACAGCGACTTCATAGCTACCAAGCTGAAATGATCGAATATGGGGGGGCGCAACCGCCACATGAGCGGCATCCATACGATACGATATGCTGGCATCGGTCGGTGCAACTTCACTAGTGCAAGCGGGGGGGACTAACATCACCGGCACGTCCGCATGTTCGCGAAGCGACAGTACATGCTCGGTATCGGTGCAAATTGCCAATGTGGGTGTTTTCAGCTTGGCGAGCAGCGCTCCGCCAATTTGCTCGCCATACAAGTACGGCTTCAATGTTGGTCCGTAGAGAATCTCCTGAGCACGGTTCGCTTTAACAGGGGCGGTGCAATGAAACTCGAGGGGTCTCCCGGCAAGATTGAGGACCAAGAGTCCACCAAACAATCCGCCTGGAGTATGCTCCACCACGGTAAGGAATCCGAGGGTGGGCACGGTTTTCTCGTTCCGACTCGACATATACTCTCCATCTTGCCCATTCTTCACATCATGACAGCGCAACACGTACGGGCAGCCTGGGCTAACGACCCAATGAACTGAATCGGTGTTTGGGAAAGGTGGACTTTAACTATCGTAGGGGCAATACCTTGGCTGCTAGCCGTGCTGTTGGCGAAGGCAAATGCTCGACATTTGCTACCCCGGGTGACTATACTGATTTACTCGCCTCACCTGGAGACAATCAAACTATGTCGCTCGATCCCAAAGATCTCTCCCCTCTCTTTACCCATGTCGACGTTAGCTCCAACCCTTCACCCATGCAGCAATCCATTCACGCCGACGAAACATCAGCTCTACTGAAGCGGATGATCGAATTGCAGGAGCGGCAAGCTTTGCTTTTGGAAGAAATCCTCCAACAGCAGGTAAACACGCAGAAACAACGCTCGGCCGAGCTGAATGCCTGGCGGAAAGCCCATCCTGAATTGGCTGAGAAGTGCCGCATGGCAGCAGAAGCCCTCAGTAAGGTTCATGCGGATTTCCTGGGCACCTTGGCCAACGAGGTCGATGATACGGCCGAGGATATGATCGACAGCGAATACATGTTGAGCGAGTTTGTTGACCGCTTCGGTCCCCGCATCGCCCATTTGAACGGCGTGCTGCAAATGCTTGCTCAACTCGGCGCCCCAGCGCAAGCCATGAAGGCAAATTCGTAATCGATTCGCCACCCATTCGCCGAAAAAACCTGCCTTCTCGCAGGTTTTTTTATTGCGCCTAAAAAATACTCGGGCAACCAAAGGTTGTCAGAACAAGTTTTCTTCGGTACTATCCAAAGAATCACATCCCTACGCTCGACCAGTGGTCAAATCGCTTGGCTACGGTGAGATCCTCCCTTCTATCCCCTAGGCTTGAATCGGAATTATGGCAAGCGAAACGCTGACTCCCGAAGTTGAAGCGGCAGTTAAGGCCGCCAAGGACCGGCTCGACGCACACACGTACGAGATCGTGCAGTGGCACTTCCACGAATCCACCGGTTGCCCGTTCTGGCTGGAAAAGAAGAAAGAGTTTAACTTCGATCCGCTGACCGAGGTGAAGTGCTACGACGACCTTAAAAAGTTCCCCCTCTTCGAAGATGAATGGTTGCGGGGTGGCCCGGTCCGCCGCTGGGTTCCAGCTCAGTATCAAGACAAGCCGATCTACGTGTTTGAAACAGGTGGTACGACCGGTATTCCGAAAAGCCGTATCGCGATCGACGACTTCCGCACCGACTACTCGAACTTCAGCGAAACGCTGCCGGATGAGTATTTTCCGAAAGGTGCCAACTGGCTAATGCTTGGCCCTTCTGGTCCACGTCGTCTGCGTTTGGCGGTCGAACACTTGGCTCAGGTTCGTGGCGGCATCTGCTTCTGCATCGACCTCGACCCACGCTGGGTGATCAAGCTGATCAAGAAGGGACAGATGGATCAGCTGGAAGCATATAAGCAGCACTGTATCGATCAGGCGATCACGGTGCTCACCGCTGGTCACGACGTGAAATGCATGTTCGGCACACCCAAGCTAATCGAATCGCTGTGCTTAGGGCTCGAAGAGAAAGGCACCTCTCTGGCCGAAGCTGGCATCACCGGTATCTTCAGCGGCGGAACTGAGTTCACACCGCAGTGGACCCGGTACTGTATCGAAGAGTTGTTTGGTGGTGGTCCCGAGGAAAGCGGCATCTACATGACGCCAACCTACGGCAATACTTTGATGGGTTTGGCTTGCAGCAAGCCGGTCACGCCGGAAGACAACTACAAGATCTCGTACTACGCTCCCCAGCCGCGAGCGGTAACGGAAGTCGTTTCCTTCGACGATCCGAACGAACTAGTCGCATTCGGTGAAACCGGACGTGTCAAGCTAACCACGCTGACGAAAGAATTCTTCGTCCCTGGCTTCCTGGAACGTGACGAAGGCGAACGGGAAATGCCATACATGAAATACCCCTGGGATGGTGTCAGTGGTGTTCGCCCATTCCACGGCTTCGCCAGCAGCACCACCGTTGGTGTTTACTAGTTTCCTTGGAATCAATCGCTAACCATTGAATTGAATTACGGACGCCAATCATGCTGAACATTCCTGCTATCCGTTGGGGCAAACCCTACGACTCGCTCGAAAAAGAAGACGTCGTCCACTTTAGCACCGGCGAACCAATCGCTCAGCTAAGTCAGGTCGGCGGTGGGATTCTGAAACGGGACATGAAGAAAGCGCAGTCGGCACGCGATGCGCTGCTTGAATTCAGCCCTGAGGAAATCCTCGATAAGATGGCCACCGCTGGCAAATTGTACCTAGAAGCGGACCTCCCTATTGGCGACGGTTCGCAAACACCGGAAGCCTTCGTGCACGCTCAAAGCGCTAGCACCGGGCTGCCAGAACACATGTGCCGGGCGAACATGCAGAAGAATGCGTTCGTCATGCAGAACATGACACAAATCCTCGATTCGTTAACTCGCGGATTGGATCTCAACATTCTCGCTCGGGGGTACGGCAAGGAGCCGGCCCGCGACGTCATGCTCAGCTATCAAGCTCAGAGTCCGGTACTCGGCGCCGTGTTGCCTTCCAATTCACCGGGGGTTCATACCCTCTGGCTTCCGGCCGTCGCGCTTCAACTTGGTCTGGTTCTCAAGCCAGGTGGAAAGGAGCCATGGACGCCGTACCGGATTTTCTCCGCGATGGTCGAAGCAGGACTTCCTGCCGAAGCCTTCAGTCTGTACCCAGGTGCGGGTGGGGATGTTGGCTCGGCCCTACTGTCGTCGGTTGATCGTGCGATGGTCTTCGGTGGCCAGCAAACGATTGATCAGTACGCCGGCAACCCGAAGGTTCAGCCACACGGTCCTGGCTTCAGTAAGATCTTACTCGGCGACGACGTCGTCGATGACTGGCCGCAGTACTTGGATCTGATGGTGCAAAGCGTGTTCGCGAACAGCGGACGAAGCTGCATCAACGCGTCTGGCATCTGGGCTTCCCGTCACACCAAAGAGATCGCTCAGGCCATCGCCGAAAAGATCGGTCCGACCGAGATCAAAGACCCAACCGATGACGAAGCCGCATTGGCCGCGTTCACCATGCCAGGCATGGCCCCGGCCGTGTGGAACATGATCGAATCAGATTTGGCGGAAGATGGTGTCACGGACTATACGGCTCCTTACGGCGACCGTCTCGTTCAAATGGAACGTTGCGATTATCTGAAGCCGATGGTCATCCATGCGGAGAGCCCGGAAAAGCAGGTCGCCAGCAAGGAATATATGTTCCCATTTGTTTCGGTCGTGGAATGCCCACAAGATCAAATGATCAAGAAGATGGGTTACTCGCTGATTTGTACCGCGATTACCGGCGACGACAAGTTCGCTCGCGAGCTGGTCAACGCTACACACATCGACCGCTTGAACATTGGTCCGATTCCGACCCACAAAGTCGATTGGCTGCAGCCACACGAAGGGAATATCATCGAGTTCCTCTTCCGCAGCCGTGCTTACCAATCGGCTCCCGTACAGGTCGCCGCAACCTAAACCGTCAGTTTCACTGCCGTTTGTATCACATCCCCTAGCCCGTTTGGTCATAGGGGATGTTGGTCAATCGGCAGTCGTCGCATACGGATCGCCATTACCACACTCCCTCGTTTCCACCGTGAACAGCGAATGAGGGAATTCGGAACGCAACAGGATCCCGAGGCATGATTCCATTCGATTTCCAGCCACGCACACGGATCGTGTTTGGCCCGGATTGTTTACAGCGACTCGGTGAACTCGCGAAAGAACTCGGTGCGACGCGTGCGTTAGTCGTCAGCGATCCCGGCATTATTCAAGCTGGTCACGCCCAGCGCGGAATCGATTGCCTGGAAGCAGCCGGTGTGCAGGCTTTCCTATTCGACGGTGTGCAAGAGAATCCGACCACCAATAACGTGGCGGCAGGAGTCAACTTCGCGAAAGAGCACGCTCCCCATTTGATTGTGGGCCTGGGTGGCGGCAGTGCGATGGACTGTGCCAAGGGAATCAATTTCCTGCTAACCAACGGCGGGGAAATGAAGGATTACTGGGGCGTCGGCAAGGCAACGCAAGAGATGCTTCCGATGATCGCCGTGCCTACCACCGCCGGTACTGGCAGCGAAGCCCAATCGTTTGCCCTGATCACCGATGCCGAAACACACGCCAAGATGGCTTGCGGCGATAAGAAAGCGGCCTGCCGGATTGCTTTGCTTGATCCCACGCTGACCGTCACTCAGCCGCACAAAGTTACCGCGCTCACTGGTATCGACGCGATCAGCCACGCCTTGGAAACATTTGTTACCAAGAAGCGAAATGAAGTGTCGCTGGCCTTCAGTCGCGAAGCATGGCGACTCTTGGCCGCCAACTTCACGAAGGTTTTGAAAGAACCGGAGAACTTAGAAGCCCGGGGGGCGATGCAGCTTGGCGCTTGCTTCGCAGGCCTGGCAATTGAAAACTCGATGCTCGGCGCTGCCCACGCGATGGCTAACCCGCTGACAGCCCATTACGGCGTGGTGCATGGGCAAGCTGTAGCCGTAATGTTACCGACCGTTATTCGCTACAACGGAGAAGCATTCAACAAAATGTACCAAGACATCCTCAGCATCCCGGTCGACCTGCTTGATTACCCGAGTGTCGAGAGTGGTGCTGGCGGCTTGGCGGAACTAGTCGAATCGTGGGTCGATCAGGCAGGGCTGGCCACCAACTTGGATCAACTGTCGATCAACGGCGAGAAACTTTCAGAACTGTCGCTCGACGCAGCCAAACAGTGGACCGGTAGCTTCAACCCACGCGAAGTCGACGCCGGTGAATTCTCGAAGCTGTATCAATCCGCGATGAACCACTAGACGGAAAAAATGGCTCCGCTGGGTGCTTCGAGTAGAATAAAGGCACCTTTTTCCCGTTTCCTCGATCCCTGGGAGTTTCCCATGACGCACATTCTGGCAAAAACGACGGCAGCGACCATGCTCGCTCTGCTTGTCACCGTCAGCGCGCACGCGGACTGGCCCTTGTATCGCGGCAACGCCCTCGCTCAGGGTGTGGCGGACGAAGCCTTGGCAGATCAACTCGATCTGAAGTGGAAGTTTGAAGTCGAAGACGGAGCGTTCGAGGCAACTCCGGTCGTCGTCGATAAGGTTGCCTACATCGGCGATCTCGACGGGCGCGTCTACGCCCTCAACATGGAAGACGGATCGAAGGTCTGGACTTACGAAGGGAACGTCGAGCAGCTCTCCGGATTCATGGGTTCACCTGCCTATCGGGATGGACGGATCTATGTCGGAGACATCGACGGCGTACTCCACTGCCTCGATGCGAAAGACGGTAAGCTGATCTGGAAGTTCGAAGCCGGACTCGAGATCAACGGCAGCGTGAACTTCTATCAAGACAAAATCTTGATTGGCTCCCAGGACGCGACTCTCTACTGCTTGGACAAGTCGGACGGAAAGCTGGCCTGGAAGGTCGAAATCGAAGATCAGATCCGCTGTATGCCAACCGTCGTTGCCAATCGAGGCTTCGTCGCCGGGTGTGACAGTAAACTTCACGTGATCGATCTCGACGAAGGGAAGGCGATCGGGACCGTTCCGATCGACGGTCCAACTGGCTCCGCCCCGGCGGTTCGCGACGACGTCGCTTACTTCGGCACCGAAGCAGGCACCTTCTACGCCATCGATTGGAAGCAGTTGAAGGTGATCTGGCAGTTTGAAGACCCACGCAATCGTCAGCAAATCCGCGCCAGTGCCGCCGTGATGCCTGACCGAGTGATCTTTGGTTCGTACAGCAAGAACCTCGTTTCTCTC
Protein-coding sequences here:
- a CDS encoding DEAD/DEAH box helicase; translation: MTEPLETISHNLNIKSEVISLGWTAALSRAPQIAITSETFKTPRPKAVSLTCKGAKVGVKSFVFPEAPAWLQALEKKVPPKKEAGEQTAEDPVSPKPPKAKRVTHIRPPGDVIKLEDRLYYLLQPSLESLVTSGALEFPFEPFPYQFEGIAFLYPRHAAVMADEMGLGKTMQSISTMRMLLRAGEIRSVLLVCPKPLVSNWKREFALWSPEIPISVIEGDSAKRSWLWRDNQTPIKIANYELLMRDQELVSEEGGLHFDLVVLDEAQRIKNSNSTTAEIAKGIPRTRSWALTGTPIENSTDDLVGVFEFLAPGLLTKGMDIKSMSSTAGEYIIRRTKDLVMTDMPPRLYRDAELHLSPAQQEAYEFAEKEGIVRLEEMGQELTVQHVFELVLRLKQICNFDPRTGESAKMDQLKADLEEVAASGKKAILFSQWTKTIQEIRKHVEPFGPLEYHGKVPHKQREGVIDQFKHDPTKHVILMSYGAGSVGLNLQFCEYVFLFDRWWNPAIEDQAINRAHRIGAAGAVTISRYLAVGTIEDRINKVLEEKRELFDALFSQTGEPAKIGFSKEEIFGLFDLRSPKGPIRLAA
- a CDS encoding aldehyde dehydrogenase family protein, producing MLNIPAIRWGKPYDSLEKEDVVHFSTGEPIAQLSQVGGGILKRDMKKAQSARDALLEFSPEEILDKMATAGKLYLEADLPIGDGSQTPEAFVHAQSASTGLPEHMCRANMQKNAFVMQNMTQILDSLTRGLDLNILARGYGKEPARDVMLSYQAQSPVLGAVLPSNSPGVHTLWLPAVALQLGLVLKPGGKEPWTPYRIFSAMVEAGLPAEAFSLYPGAGGDVGSALLSSVDRAMVFGGQQTIDQYAGNPKVQPHGPGFSKILLGDDVVDDWPQYLDLMVQSVFANSGRSCINASGIWASRHTKEIAQAIAEKIGPTEIKDPTDDEAALAAFTMPGMAPAVWNMIESDLAEDGVTDYTAPYGDRLVQMERCDYLKPMVIHAESPEKQVASKEYMFPFVSVVECPQDQMIKKMGYSLICTAITGDDKFARELVNATHIDRLNIGPIPTHKVDWLQPHEGNIIEFLFRSRAYQSAPVQVAAT
- a CDS encoding iron-containing alcohol dehydrogenase; the protein is MIPFDFQPRTRIVFGPDCLQRLGELAKELGATRALVVSDPGIIQAGHAQRGIDCLEAAGVQAFLFDGVQENPTTNNVAAGVNFAKEHAPHLIVGLGGGSAMDCAKGINFLLTNGGEMKDYWGVGKATQEMLPMIAVPTTAGTGSEAQSFALITDAETHAKMACGDKKAACRIALLDPTLTVTQPHKVTALTGIDAISHALETFVTKKRNEVSLAFSREAWRLLAANFTKVLKEPENLEARGAMQLGACFAGLAIENSMLGAAHAMANPLTAHYGVVHGQAVAVMLPTVIRYNGEAFNKMYQDILSIPVDLLDYPSVESGAGGLAELVESWVDQAGLATNLDQLSINGEKLSELSLDAAKQWTGSFNPREVDAGEFSKLYQSAMNH
- a CDS encoding PQQ-binding-like beta-propeller repeat protein; translated protein: MTHILAKTTAATMLALLVTVSAHADWPLYRGNALAQGVADEALADQLDLKWKFEVEDGAFEATPVVVDKVAYIGDLDGRVYALNMEDGSKVWTYEGNVEQLSGFMGSPAYRDGRIYVGDIDGVLHCLDAKDGKLIWKFEAGLEINGSVNFYQDKILIGSQDATLYCLDKSDGKLAWKVEIEDQIRCMPTVVANRGFVAGCDSKLHVIDLDEGKAIGTVPIDGPTGSAPAVRDDVAYFGTEAGTFYAIDWKQLKVIWQFEDPRNRQQIRASAAVMPDRVIFGSYSKNLVSLDLATGQSQWTFKAKGKINSSPVVAGQRVYFGSADSRVRAVDVTNGKEVWQYEAKSGFPAGPAVSNGCLLIASERGVVYCFGPKS